AaagataaacatattttttctctgaagtAACCAATGTAAACCCAGAAATATAGTGGAAACACTGTTGAAATGTATGACTTGTTTATGATTACTGTCTGTTATTGTTACTTTGTTATATGTTTATTGTATCGCTCATTGTGTGCAAGCAAAATTCCCTTCGGGGCAATAAAGGTTTTCATTCATGCAAATATGTTTGGTTTTAACAGCAATTAAGTAAACATTACTaaggaaaacaattaaatgttaaCCAAtcctttttcagtgtttcttctCGTGTCCTATTTCCCTTTTTAAGTTCTGAGTAATCTATAACATGAAAAAGCAGGCTACTGCATTTTTTtggttgcatttttaaaattagcagcGTGCCACTACCACCCATTTGAAACAGCCAGCTAAACAAACGGACTACTGTCCGTGGCATTACTAAAGAAAAGGGGACACTTACAACATCACTCATCTTAGCGACATGCTTAAAACATTGCCTATTTGTAAGTTGTCTTGCTTGACAAAGGGgctattttcattaattatcaTTAACCATAATTTGCTATACTAGCTTGCTTGTGGGCTAGTAGCCTATAGGATAACTTAACCTAGTCTAAAGTTGGCAAATCCGATATAAACCGGTCTATTCTATTTTGAGCAGTGCTGTTGTTTcaactgtgattttgttttatgacaCTGCAAAAGAGTACATAGTAGGAAATTCACAGTATTGTTACCTGTTATCTACGGATGTCAGTACAGCAGCGTGTATCCATAACAAGTGGGCAACTGTGTTGATCAAGACAAAATAGCAGCGCCCTGTACTGCAGCTGAGGGGTTGCGATTTACGCATGACGCTAAAACTGCGGACCTGtgcatatattataatatatataattaatataataaaattattaataatatataataattatattatggtTGGTGGTAtttatcatttgtattttatattaaatacaaattataaataccATCGACCAAAAGGGCACTCGTCGAGTGAGAGGGCAAAAGGGCACGTGCACAGATAGACCTCAAGGGGGGGCTTGAGGTCTATCTGTGCACGTGCCTGCTGTTGAGTGAAAACGAGCTTGCTGCCAGGGGACCAGGGATTTCTATTCTTGGTGAAACTCATAAACCTCAGTAGTTACTGTATTGATTAGTGTTATGACAAGTATTTACTTATGTGTTACCAGTGGGTAGCAGTATAATATCTGTATATAACATGTAGATACAGAAAGTATTAGGGAGTGGGGGCAGGGAGAATGTGGCATTATTGTAGGTACAATAAAGTAGCTAGTGTGAAGTTCCAAACcgtatatgtttttatttctttgaaataaGAAACATTACAGTTACTCGAGGTATTGCATTTTAGTAAGCGtctggtgccaaaaagctaatttccccactgaagtccattcaaaactacgaatttaccctggccaaattaaatcattttgaacAGAACTTTTTAGCTCACACTGAACTAATTACTCTCCAGGCGCCGATTTTGTTTCTGAGTCCTACAGAATAagatccacccatccatccattatttatacccgcttatcctgagcagggttgcgaggggtgctggagcctatcccagcatgcattgggcaagaggcaggaataaaccctggacaggcctccaatctatcgcagggcacactcatacatatgggcaatttagagtctctaattagccttcctgcatgtctttgggggggggggggaaaccggAGTATCTTCATTCTGAGCCACTCAgtacgtttacatgcacagttgaaattgaGCTATATTAATAGCTTGATTTGGCCaaaaatgagatttaattggattattgtcattgtcccaatatacatgactcggaaagaattGAATTATTGACCGAGGTAACTGTTCCCTCATTGAAAATTTGATGCGTATATTCTCCACATTCTAAGGGACACATCAACAGCGAGACACGACCTTCTCGACTTGTCGTcacttcaattaaattaatacagAAGTAGGCTATGTGGGTCTGAGAAATAAATTTGCAGTAGGCTAGTGGAGAGTGGGGAAATAACAACTTTCATATTTGGcagttctgaaaatattacttgagatagattaatcattttttaatacaaaaaaatgtacatccCTTtgctatgattacacaccattacacaaaTGTACAAAGATCCAGTCTGAGTTGAAAAAAATCCaatcaattggttaattaattTTTGACTGACAACAGGCTTGCAACCCTGTTTGGTTTAGCTAGTAAGCGATATAAAAACTATGTGATCTGTTAGTcactaaaagactgtttatgattacatacatttggattctttgacatacacacacaatactgtaGCCAAAATATATAGTAtctcctgaaatatttattgaactctcccGCCGTTGTTGGAGACAAAGAAATGGTAATGGTTTAAGCTGAAATGCATTGTTCAAGCTCGATGCATCTACCTAAATGgtctgttacattttaccccacGTTAGGTTTTGCCTATTACTAGTTCTACTGCCAGATGTTTtcaattgatgtttttttttagttatttcaCATGTAGGAGTTAGGGATGGGTATGATTATTCGACTAATCGATTAGTTGACTCGGGCAGTGACGTCGACTAGCTGATATCAataattatagattttttttttacacgacCGAGAAACTATTCATGATTTTGTTTCCGCTCAGACTCTAATACGTGTAGCACACGCATCACATTATAACGGCAGTGGACAGCTAGGTGGgtggagcagagagacagaaactaCCTGTAACATAGAAGAAAGTGCTTGGCGGAGCGAAGTGTGGCATCATTTTACCCAAGTTGAGAACAAAGTAGAGTGCACGTTGTGTGGGATGAAGCTGCCTTACCACGGTTCTACTAGTGTGATGCGGAGTCATTTGCAACTTCGGCACCGAAGTATTAAACTCAAAGACAAAGTAGACGAACAACAGAAAAGTATGACTGATTTTGTTAGAGCTAAACGCAAATGTGATAACAGCTGGAAAGAACAAATCACCCAGCTAGTCGCTTCAATGGTTTCTGGCGATATGCTACCGTTAAGTTTCGTGGAGGGAGCTGGCTTTCGTAGGTTAATTGAATTTGTTGAACCGGAATACTCTGTGCCATCACAAAAGACTATTACCAGCCAAATTGAAAACCAGTACGAGGAAGCAGCTACGTTGCTAACTAATCTGAATGCTGCCAAGAGTGTAGCCATCACGGACAGGTTGTCAACAGGCTGCCCACACGCCTATCCCCAGAACACATTGACATGCTGGTTTTCCTTTATAATAAGTAATCTGGTAGGActgattttcattttgccaTCTCTGGTGTAGGGATGGGCGTTATGGCAAAAATATcatcacaatttttttcaggCATGATCACGATCCACGATATGATCATGattctttttcatgttggtttttaagactattttgcaagttaatgaacagtgcaatcaaactaatatccctattcaagaaaatatttcccttcaaggaaacaaaacctaaaagaaaaagaataacagaGACCATTTGGGCCAAAGTACCAGATTTTAATCAAGTGCAATTCTGCAAAGTACTAACATTCAACAATTCCAAAACAATTCCCCATGCCATTTGGGGTGCTTTCTCTTGAGGTGATTAAAAAGGTTTGTCATGTTGCCGTCCAATGTGCGAACATTCTCTTTGCAAACTTTGAAAATAACGATGTTTTGTGCCGTGTCGGTTTTGGAAAACCCAAACCAGTCCCATATCACAGACGTCAGGTTTTTTTTAGGGACCAACTCCTCTGTGGTGTCAGCCATGCCGCTatgttgtcaaataaaaaagggggaggaaaataaatccaAGGCGCTATGTACTGTTTGCtattattggtttattggtGTGTCTGTTAGGGGAGGCGCTACAGGGACTAGCGAATAGTGTGATTTTAGGTTTGGCTGAGAAAACAACGTTGGATGCTGTGTATGAGTGTTGTCAGTGCAACTGATAGaatgtgcagtttcactgtagccCGATATTCCCGATCTCTCTGGAAAGGCAGATTGTGGAGACATTTTAATCGTTCACAATCTAATATCGtcatatcgcccacccctacTGGTAAGACTTATTTTCGTTTTGTCACTGTAGCATGTTTGGcctattttgaaaaaataaaaatatttatttcatatagcaCCTATTGTAGTTATGTGTACTGGTAGCCATTTTCGTTTTGTCATCTCTGGTAAgacttatttttgtttggtcACTGTAGCACTTGGCCTATttggaaaaatacaataataattttaaatagcaCCTGTTGTAGCTATATTCATGTACTGGTAACTTTGTTTCATGGTAGTTGCGTGCGGTTAATGGTCTATGTTGGGGGGGTGATGACGTCACAGGGGCGGGGTGATGACGTCACGAATAGTCGACTAATCGACTGAAATTCTTGTTAGTCgtcaaccacaaaaaaaaaatgaaaatgcccaTCCGTAGTGGTAGTCTACTGTCTACAGTGTAAGGGTCAATTCTGTTCGCAATTCGCACTATTCTATGGAACAGTAAAGTAAGCAAACTTAATGTTTTCAGTCAGAAGCTTATTAGTCAAGTCTCTGtgttgttctttaaaaaaacacatgcttCTGGTGCTTGAGCAGCACCAAAAAGCCTATAAATAACCCTACTGTAGACTTATTGTAATCAGGAGGTAGGCTATGTAGCCTACGAAAGAAACATTCGTTTTTTCAAATTGCATAGACATATCACGCTATCTGTTATACAACCAACCAGCATTCTATCATCAAAGTTCCAGCACAACTTCTTATATTTAACTAGTTAGCTTGTTTACTGTAGGCCCTGCACAAACACTcaatttataaaacaattataGATGGGGCTTGTGTCATTATAGTAGTGAAGGCACATTAGTGAACCACAACTTTTCCCGGACAGCCAATTCAGAATCTGCTTACCTGAACACTATGTTAAATAAGGGAAACTGATGCAGGATCAGTGTTCAGGGCAGAATATGCCTGCTCTATTTTAACCTGCCCTGCCAGGCTCATAACACCACAGTGCCAGATGTGGAGTAGGTTTCATTCTCCTTTTAAGTCAGATCTTTTTTGTAAGTAATACACATCCCTGAATTTAGAAAAGCATGGTCCTATAATGAGCTACACTCAAGGTCAGATAGTAAAACTCTCATTATTTAATATTCAGCACGACGTGTTTTCAGCTGTGCTTGCACTTGTGCTGAAATAGGTATCAGCCATGGCGCAGCAGAACATTGAGGAAGACCTAAAGAACCAGCTGCAGGACATCCTAACAAGGCTGCAGTCCAAAAACTTCTTCCAGTCTGACTGGGACATCGCCTCCTTTgcaatctttttcattttcattggtaagtaaaaatataaaaacatgcacatatctTTAGAAAACaagtaaaactaaaaaagagaaatactaATGTTGCATACTTATTGGTTGAGTGACTCATGTTAGAATCGGTGTCACACTATTAGCAGCcaaaaaaccctaaaacaatTAGCAAAATGTAGTATCTTGATTGACACTAAGCCCTATCCCTAAGTGCGTGCCTCCAGCCCTAACCACTGAAGGCTTAGCTCTCCCTTTGTGTCTTTAAGGTATGGTTCTGCTCCTCATTCTCCTGGTCCTCATtcgctgctgctgttgctgctgctgtgatgCAGAGAAGGTAAGCCACTGTGTTTAAAATGCTCTTATAAAGATATGAACTTCCCTCCTTTTCCACTTTCTCAGAAATGCATGGATAAAAGAAGAACAAGCACCCAGTCATGATTGTTGAttctattatttcatatttcaaaggtAAATATATGTGCAAGCCGCGAATATGGCCCCGCTGAGCATCTGTTAGAGTTCAGGGAATGAAGATGAACAGCCGTCTATAAACTAACTGTAGGCCTGGGACAATATATTCAGCAACCTTGTATCGCGACTTAGTGGCCTACCCAAGCAGCCTATTTGTTCCAAATTGAATGTGCGTCAGAATAAAGGATCGTGAGAATCGCATGATATTTCCCAAAATCAGACTTATGGTCAAACTGAATTTGCCTGTGACGGACTTATCTGCACAAAGCCCTGTGGATGTTCTCACTGTTTGTCTGCTGGGCATCAAGATGAGAGGACTTTGTAGAATACATCTTGCAATGCACTTGGACACATCATCAGTGATGTTACCTGGAGTCATCTGTGTTTCGGGTCTTTCAACAAGCAGACACCATCACCCAGGCGACCCAGCTGGGGTTGATCAAGTCTCAGCTTGTGTCCAGGCAGCACTACCGAACCCACGGATCACCTCTCCTGATCCACAGCCACCTTGAGGCAACTTTGGCCGCCTCGGTGACTAAGTTTATGGCCCTTTGCTTGCTGGCCCCTATGATGCCTAGCATATTATAGGCCCTGCAGAGAGACTGGCCAGCAAAACCTCTGCGTCCCACCTCAATGGGCTTGCACCTCGCACGCCACACTGCTCCACCAACTCCGCATACCTCTTCCTCTCGTTGGCCTCTTCAATGCAGTCCTCCCGTGGAACGGCGAGTTCCAAGAGGACAACCTGCTTGGAAGTCTCAGAGAGCAGCACCATATCTGGCCTCAGCTTTGTCACAGCAACATTTCCTGGGAACTTGAGTTGCCTCCCCAGGTCAACCTTCAGCTCCCAGTCTTGTGCTGTTGCAAGCAGGCCAGCGGAGGTGGTCCTGGCAGCTGGTGTTGGCTTCTCCCCAGCCCTGAGGAAAGCGATAGTCTTCTTCACTGGGCGGAGGCGCTTACACTGGCTGATCCCGCTGCAGATGGTGTCTGTGATGGTCTTCAGGACCTGTTCGTGGTGCCACCGGTAGCGCCCCTCACCCAGGGCTTTTAAACAGCAGTTGAGGATGCGCTCCAGGGTTCCTCTTTTGAGGCACAGCGGGCATGCTGGTGACTCTGCCGTTCCCTAGCAGAACAGGTTGGACGGGCGAGGTAGAACATCATAGTTTTATAGAATTGGCATCATTCATGCACCCATGCACTAATAATGGTATCACTTTGCCTCTTTTAGCCATCTTTGACCATGTATGCTTAACAAAATGCAATGAATTACCATTGGTGACTGGTAATGTGCAATTCATGCTGCTAAAATAAGAATTTGGTATGTTATTTTGTCATGAATGCCAATTTGTTGATACTGCACACTGAGTGACTCTGATTTGGTCATATTTGGACATAGAACCTTTTGCATCTCAATTTAAGCAGGGGTAAATATTCCATATGAAAAATTGCAAGTCTGTTGGACCTATGGTTCGTAAGATTTTTAAGCATGATACAGTACTGGGGAAAATTCTGTTCTTTACCCTATGGCAGCCTGGTCCACATGGTGTTCTGTGCATTTACACTGGTGTTTCTCTCTCCCATgccaccccccgccacccccccccccccccacagccataTAGGACAAAAGTGGGCATTGAGAATTTAGCAATGGAGCCATAGAAGGTGCAGGGAGTGGAGAGGAGGCCTGACTCAACTTTGCCAAACTCCTGGCATATGAAGACATAAGAGAACAAACATATGGAACCAGTTAAAATCTATTTCACCACCAGTTTTGATTCCCACTCCTTGAACTATGTATTGCAACGCCATCGGAAATGACCATATCAAGGGTGGAACTGCTATACTTAAAATGTCTtatgaatatgtatgaaaaAACCTCTGAGTTGTACTTTCTGTAAGTTTTTAATCTGTGTggggaaaaactttttttttaaataaataaataaataaataaaatgaataaaattttaatgcaCTGACTAATTCCTCAGGGAAAAAGCTGTCTGACCAAGaagaaatgtctgtttttgatATGAAGTGAGAGCAGTAGATCAGACTTATTTTGAGAAGCATTTTGTGAATGTCAcaaccacagaaacaaaaattgcTATGTgggattattgttattaaaatattttgcattttttaaaattttattctaATTTACTTtccttttactttttgaaattAGAATATCAtctgaaaattttatttttcttggttTAAACTTTTGAACCCTGTAAGGGTGTTGttgaaataacaaaattaacACCTTTTTCACTATAAAGTAGgtaaaaaagttaaaaggaATCAATGATTGTACCTTGTGtattctttcaaaataaaagtatggcTTAAATTTTTTATGAAAGCACAGTCGGTCTGtgggcatgtgtgcatgtatgtacaaaTGTTCTGAgaggaaaacaataaaataacatcacCTTGTTGATATCAGGGTGACTTGTTGATATCAGGCTGACTTGCTGATATCACTGCCTTGTTGATATCACCGTTGTAGGGGAAGCACTCTGTCACACCCGTTCCTCACATAAAGCGAGCAAGGAAAAAGTGATTAAAAGGCATTTGTTTCAATCAGACTATCCTGACCTGCCGCGAGCGACAGTGAACTGAGCAGCGATGTTGTTCACCCCTCAAATATTTGTTTGGTGTGTCTCTAGTTGAGTGAGTTTTCGTGGCCGTGTCCCGCCCCCAAACACTTTTTATTGGTCGAGATCCGCAGGCTACTTTGCACCTGTTAGCATTGCTATATGTAGTCTTGCATAGTGGTTTTGAGACATGATAGCAGCTAACATGCTACAATGCTGTAGACATAGGATgttatttgcattaattatgTAGTTGCTAGCaaccatttatttgaaatgagaaGGATTAGCTACTCACTCATCATGCAGCGCAAATGGAAAATGTCCAAAAATAGCGTTGTTTACCGCCCGAGGAGTTGTTTACGCCCCTAGTTAATTCGATTAGTTCAGGCTAGTCTCTCTATGACAGGCGTCGCTACATATCAGGACAGTTTTACAAGCGATTTCGTCTCCATTTCGCTCGCTCGCTGGCTGTCAGGAACTGGTGTTATTCACACAGGGCACCATTTAATGTGCACagaaattgggatggcaggtatgccatcctgccaggtTATGCCTTGGCAGGGAAAGTTATGCCTTtgcggggcggcatgccccatacctatacagtaccgagagtttggcacttttcagggtttccaacagaaataaccacaatgaccacacaTTTTCAGcccttaaaacattaatttctgtatcttctgaccccatttcaacagacagaattcacaaacaacttcacacagcCACATAACAAAGCCGCAAACAAActgggattttgcattttctccttcttctttctcCTGCCTACATACATCATCACAATGCTCCAAGCCCGCAAACGGTgtcttcccattggacattGTTACATCTCCAGCCtttgcttgcctgggtagtgcaggtggaggtaatacctaattgcttaattgcttgattgcctccacctgcctgtggcctaatataagccctgcagtatgaggctggGGAGATCTTCTTTGGGGtatcttttgtgtggtttgcgtttggtaggtttttgtgaagactcttattttgtgaactttttgggtttttgtttgttttagtttgtgttttagattaataaatgtctgagtttatgtttttagatcagtttctgtcttgttttttgtgctttggaCTTTGTTGTTGCGGCTCTGCGAGCCGGCCGTAACAGACATTTAACTACACTAGCCAATCAAAACATTACATATACATGCAAAATAGACATATATATTGTGCTGTCCTCAGTATATGCGCT
This genomic window from Anguilla rostrata isolate EN2019 chromosome 17, ASM1855537v3, whole genome shotgun sequence contains:
- the smim22 gene encoding small integral membrane protein 22, which encodes MAQQNIEEDLKNQLQDILTRLQSKNFFQSDWDIASFAIFFIFIGMVLLLILLVLIRCCCCCCCDAEKPYRTKVGIENLAMEP